One Falsihalocynthiibacter arcticus DNA segment encodes these proteins:
- a CDS encoding DUF3299 domain-containing protein, whose product MLNRRKTLMLLSGTAVTPKIAFAATPREITWEDLLPPGLPYSEIVDMGEMDWENDVWTPIYDANAIKLNEELNGAYIKMPGFIIPFETSAEGVTNFMLVPYLGACIHTPPPPANQLVMVDTAQPWPGDQLWDPVWVTGTMSTQLQSTSLGQTGYSIEADDMEVYEW is encoded by the coding sequence ATGCTAAATCGCAGAAAAACTCTTATGCTACTGTCGGGTACGGCCGTTACACCCAAGATAGCATTTGCGGCAACACCAAGGGAAATCACGTGGGAAGACCTTCTTCCGCCAGGGCTGCCGTATTCAGAAATCGTTGACATGGGCGAAATGGACTGGGAAAACGATGTCTGGACCCCAATCTACGATGCAAATGCGATCAAGCTTAACGAAGAGCTTAACGGGGCATATATCAAGATGCCGGGGTTCATCATTCCCTTTGAGACGAGCGCGGAAGGTGTGACCAATTTCATGCTCGTGCCCTACCTCGGCGCATGCATCCACACACCACCGCCGCCCGCAAACCAGCTTGTGATGGTCGACACCGCACAGCCATGGCCGGGAGATCAACTTTGGGATCCTGTCTGGGTCACGGGTACGATGAGTACGCAATTGCAATCCACAAGCCTTGGCCAGACAGGATATTCCATCGAGGCCGATGATATGGAAGTCTACGAATGGTGA
- a CDS encoding DUF3299 domain-containing protein, whose product MVNRHLQRRALLAGMAAATLVPSMARAEEYIDLDWEDLLPDEQSTIPNALLSSLAHDERAPLTSQQPESSGVRTEWNGQIVRLPGFIVPIDYTGTGVTAFILVPYVGACVHVPPPPANQLVFVTTPMPYESSGLFEPVNVIGMFGVSSMSTHLAEIGYALSADKIEPYR is encoded by the coding sequence ATGGTGAACCGTCATTTGCAGCGCCGTGCGCTTCTCGCAGGTATGGCAGCGGCAACACTTGTGCCCAGTATGGCACGCGCCGAGGAGTACATCGACCTTGATTGGGAAGACTTGCTGCCAGACGAGCAATCAACCATTCCAAACGCGTTGCTCAGCTCGCTGGCCCATGACGAAAGGGCGCCGCTAACAAGCCAACAGCCTGAGTCAAGCGGCGTCAGAACCGAGTGGAACGGCCAAATTGTCCGCCTTCCTGGGTTCATCGTCCCTATAGATTATACGGGTACGGGCGTTACTGCATTTATCTTGGTGCCTTACGTGGGTGCCTGCGTCCACGTCCCGCCGCCGCCAGCAAACCAACTTGTCTTTGTCACGACACCGATGCCTTATGAAAGCAGTGGCCTGTTCGAACCAGTTAATGTCATTGGCATGTTTGGCGTGTCATCCATGAGTACGCATCTTGCAGAAATCGGGTACGCATTGTCGGCGGACAAGATTGAGCCGTATCGCTAA
- a CDS encoding hydantoinase/carbamoylase family amidase, with product MKAVKIPHIDTKKVEEMILALGAIGAHSGTGVWRTVYSNEWVAAQNLVADWSRAEGLDVRFDAVGNLWGRVDGVDGGKIIVSGSHIDSQCPGGRYDGALGVVAALVAIAALKAEFGSPRKPLEFVSFCEEEGSRFPTAGFWGSRAIVGRVTPQDCDTVLEATGDSIGSTMAAIGFNPARIAEAARNDIEAFVELHIEQGPILEDANLPVAIVDAITHIRQTKVTLTGQSNHAGAFPMDIRCDPMAGFAEVVTSVIDHAHTLGRPAVTTIGQCIPGPNSAAIIPRSVTFTIDARHPNPEAAALLYQTHDRMLSEIATRRGLTLETQILIDHPACPSDPDLLSALGRAADSAGVATMHMASGAGHDAQQMAKICPIAMIFVRSKDGRSHTPEEFSTIEDIVAGIKVLAGALYELAY from the coding sequence ATGAAAGCCGTGAAAATTCCCCATATCGACACAAAAAAGGTCGAGGAAATGATTTTGGCCTTGGGCGCGATTGGCGCGCATTCTGGAACGGGTGTCTGGCGGACAGTGTATTCAAACGAATGGGTGGCAGCCCAAAACCTCGTAGCGGATTGGAGCCGGGCGGAGGGTCTTGATGTTCGATTTGATGCTGTGGGCAACCTTTGGGGACGGGTTGATGGCGTCGACGGTGGGAAAATCATCGTTTCCGGATCTCACATTGACAGTCAATGTCCGGGTGGGCGTTACGATGGAGCACTTGGCGTCGTGGCGGCTCTCGTTGCAATCGCCGCTTTGAAAGCTGAGTTTGGTTCACCTCGAAAGCCACTGGAATTCGTGTCGTTTTGCGAAGAAGAAGGCAGCCGGTTTCCAACCGCTGGGTTTTGGGGATCGCGGGCAATCGTCGGACGAGTGACGCCGCAAGATTGCGACACCGTTTTAGAAGCAACAGGCGATAGTATTGGCAGCACCATGGCTGCAATCGGCTTTAATCCGGCGCGTATCGCTGAGGCTGCGCGCAATGATATCGAGGCTTTTGTCGAACTCCATATCGAGCAAGGCCCCATCCTAGAGGATGCGAATTTGCCAGTGGCAATTGTGGATGCAATTACTCACATTCGACAAACTAAGGTCACGCTGACAGGGCAGTCCAACCATGCCGGTGCTTTTCCCATGGATATACGCTGCGATCCTATGGCGGGGTTCGCTGAAGTCGTCACATCGGTGATCGATCACGCTCATACTCTTGGGCGCCCCGCGGTCACGACCATCGGGCAATGCATACCAGGCCCGAATAGTGCCGCGATCATTCCACGTTCAGTGACCTTTACCATTGATGCCCGTCATCCGAATCCAGAAGCGGCTGCCCTTCTTTATCAGACACACGATAGAATGTTGTCTGAGATTGCGACGAGACGAGGCCTTACTTTGGAGACGCAAATCCTAATTGATCATCCCGCGTGCCCAAGCGATCCAGACCTTCTTTCCGCGCTTGGTCGGGCAGCAGACTCCGCCGGTGTTGCAACCATGCACATGGCTAGCGGGGCAGGTCACGATGCGCAACAAATGGCTAAAATCTGTCCGATTGCAATGATCTTCGTGCGTAGCAAAGACGGGCGTAGCCACACGCCGGAAGAGTTTTCGACCATTGAAGACATCGTGGCGGGCATCAAAGTTCTCGCTGGTGCCTTATACGAGCTCGCCTATTAA
- a CDS encoding tetratricopeptide repeat protein produces the protein MTEALEKVWLLIEAAELDVALVELESQDATLPPCLERRTQRGIIYLQMGNALDAMTCLQEVLEGAPDNIRALVMYSDACDLLGERDEALRNLNLALELEPSLDVAILRRAELKIRMGNLLGGLEDYKVRHKLFPARVGLAMEAGGWPEWQGQCIAGKRIVLAGEQGLGDTVQIMRFVRFVEALGACVILGLHLGLHAICRQSGFKGDLYSIVPADVDADYQAALMDVPLILKLTDGELWAGEAYLSPDFAKVMRHRKMLRPARLRIGIAWQGSQSFAGDSTRSIPLSAFKAISGISGVALYSLQAVDGLDQLTQMQSQLGIHVFSGLDAAPASFLESADLMVAFDLIITPDTAVGHVAGALGCPAWLALSRRSDARWRDGQTETPWYPRHRLFRQSIDGDWTGVLRDMRASIYSMLDAK, from the coding sequence ATGACTGAGGCGCTAGAAAAGGTTTGGCTCCTGATCGAAGCTGCCGAACTTGACGTCGCGCTGGTTGAATTGGAAAGCCAAGACGCGACTCTTCCACCGTGCCTAGAGCGTCGCACCCAAAGGGGCATTATCTATCTGCAGATGGGCAATGCTCTCGATGCTATGACCTGCTTGCAAGAAGTCCTTGAGGGCGCGCCTGATAATATTCGTGCCCTAGTGATGTATTCGGATGCATGTGATCTTTTAGGAGAGCGCGATGAAGCGCTGAGGAACCTAAACTTAGCGCTTGAGTTGGAGCCTAGTCTTGATGTTGCAATACTGAGACGTGCAGAACTGAAAATACGGATGGGCAACCTTTTAGGCGGTCTCGAAGACTACAAGGTTCGGCATAAGTTATTCCCGGCACGTGTGGGTTTGGCGATGGAGGCTGGCGGGTGGCCTGAATGGCAAGGACAATGCATTGCAGGCAAGAGGATTGTACTCGCTGGTGAACAAGGATTGGGCGACACAGTGCAAATCATGCGATTTGTTCGGTTCGTCGAAGCTCTTGGCGCATGCGTCATTCTAGGTCTTCACCTAGGCTTGCATGCAATTTGCCGGCAATCTGGGTTTAAAGGTGATCTCTACTCCATCGTGCCGGCTGATGTTGATGCCGATTATCAAGCGGCATTAATGGATGTCCCTCTGATATTGAAGCTCACCGATGGTGAGCTTTGGGCTGGCGAAGCCTATCTCAGCCCAGACTTTGCCAAAGTCATGCGCCATAGGAAAATGCTTCGGCCCGCACGGCTAAGAATAGGTATCGCTTGGCAAGGCAGCCAATCATTCGCGGGCGACTCTACGCGGTCAATTCCCTTATCTGCTTTTAAAGCCATATCTGGTATTAGCGGGGTGGCATTATATAGCTTACAGGCCGTGGATGGCCTCGACCAATTGACACAAATGCAATCTCAGCTTGGCATACATGTTTTTTCGGGACTCGACGCTGCCCCCGCCAGCTTTCTGGAAAGTGCTGACTTGATGGTCGCATTCGATCTTATAATCACTCCGGACACGGCTGTGGGCCATGTTGCGGGAGCACTTGGCTGTCCCGCGTGGCTCGCCCTTTCAAGGCGATCGGATGCGAGGTGGAGGGACGGCCAAACAGAAACTCCATGGTATCCTCGCCACCGCCTGTTCCGCCAATCCATAGACGGCGACTGGACTGGTGTCTTGCGAGACATGAGAGCTTCTATTTATTCTATGTTGGATGCTAAATAA
- a CDS encoding DUF6165 family protein: MTGSSPKSVNDGLTVLISIGFGDFLDRLTILEIKSERIQNVEKKRTAQEQLASYKCEFQRAIQQFDQDCIRDLAELKSKLKEINWHLWDVEDALRLKDATECFDDDFVRQARRVYFLNDRRAEVKTSIDHACGSAVSEVKEHATAP, from the coding sequence ATGACAGGCTCTTCCCCCAAATCAGTCAATGATGGGTTGACCGTGCTTATTTCAATTGGGTTCGGAGATTTTTTGGATCGTTTGACGATTCTAGAGATCAAATCTGAACGTATTCAAAATGTTGAAAAGAAAAGGACCGCTCAAGAGCAGTTGGCCTCTTATAAATGTGAGTTCCAAAGAGCGATTCAACAGTTTGATCAAGATTGCATACGTGATCTTGCCGAACTTAAGTCCAAACTAAAGGAGATCAATTGGCACCTTTGGGACGTCGAGGATGCACTCCGTCTGAAAGATGCGACCGAGTGCTTCGATGATGATTTTGTAAGACAGGCTCGCCGAGTGTATTTTCTAAACGATAGAAGGGCTGAAGTAAAAACCTCCATTGACCATGCTTGTGGCTCAGCCGTTAGTGAAGTGAAAGAGCACGCTACCGCTCCTTAA